The following are from one region of the Eurosta solidaginis isolate ZX-2024a unplaced genomic scaffold, ASM4086904v1 ctg00001108.1, whole genome shotgun sequence genome:
- the LOC137235838 gene encoding uncharacterized protein produces the protein MEGTRTQRQERIMERGKCRLCCRPHSLRHCHAFLAMTPAERYESARVHRYCINCLATSHTTGTCTSTGSCRHCGRAHHTLLHRPNIATATRTRRPTQPPTRHRRDDRRGRTRQRAIERPAARLQSRSANQRNLRKLVNQAKSTLDQLKELLHSSTSQARRHVEDMEEENLIEF, from the exons ATGGAAGGCACGAGAACCCAACGTCAAG agcgCATAATGGAGCGCGGAAAATGCAGGCTGTGTTGTCGCCCCCACTCTTTGCGCCATTGCCATGCGTTTTTGGCCATGACTCCAGCAGAGCGATATGAGTCTGCACGCGTCCATCGCTACTGCATAAACTGCTTAGCCACATCTCACACCACAGGGACGTGCACTTCCACCGGCAGTTGCCGCCACTGTGGCAGAgctcatcacacgctgttgcatcggCCTAATATTGCAACAGCAACACGCACTCGACGTCCGACACAACCACCCACACGCCATAGGCGTGATGATCGACGTGGAAGAACCAGGCAGCGTGCAATTGAACGACCAGCGGCGCGCTTACAGAGCCGCAGCGCCAACCAACGTAATCTGAGGAAGTTAGTCAACCAAGCGAAGAGTACGCTCGATCAGCTTAAAGAACTCCTGCATTCGTCCACTTCGCAGGCCCggcgccatgttgaagacatggaggAAGAAAATTTAATCGAATTTTAA